A region from the Lolium perenne isolate Kyuss_39 chromosome 4, Kyuss_2.0, whole genome shotgun sequence genome encodes:
- the LOC139839283 gene encoding uncharacterized protein — MSTETVAGRKRKGASLAPLAPGKRPARASGGWASLPTDIVFLVLRRVLAGGDIVDYIAFRGVCFYWRACTPPPGDPTLRDPRLRPRDWVALCDGDAVRPDDACEIPFFNTRTARRIRLHLPELRRHRIVGFTDGLVILLHKSTSKVRVLHPFTRVAVDLPPLARVYREEVGRWKEHMFKMTAVVCGANSANSIAVVVTFVGNVVVTFVGNVVVAAEPDDTDWKLISRRRDVWSMLSLHGKVYAALSPSREIVQLYPPPLGDGDSQLVVIAQIPNMIGDHVRFCEPFLVESGGRMLVADRYPPAASELGVVGHWLYEVHLRSGGGGISKLTRVKSLGDRALFLNTDRCLSVSARNLPSLSGNSIYFYNMFVSSVVLHSLTTGLSEKFAEHCQIHNMVDRIRPSVRPFTNADHLLTYCHHLEWAQGLMFHEYHHIPESFKELLESIEANDSKLRIPTVRRQRRG, encoded by the exons ATGTCGACGGAGACGGTGGCTGGAAGGAAGCGCAAAGGCGCCTCCCTGGCACCGCTCGCTCCCGGCAAGCGCCCGGCGCGGGCAAGCGGTGGCTGGGCGTCCCTGCCCACCGACATAGTCTTCCTCGTCCTACGCCGGGTCCTAGCCGGCGGCGACATTGTGGACTACATCGCCTTCCGCGGCGTCTGCTTCTACTGGCGCGCCTGCACTCCCCCGCCGGGCGACCCCACTCTACGGGACCCGCGCCTCCGCCCGCGCGACTGGGTGGCGCTGTGCGACGGCGACGCGGTCCGCCCCGACGACGCCTGCGAGATCCCCTTCTTCAACACGCGCACGGCTAGGCGCATCCGCCTCCACCTGCCGGAGCTCCGGCGCCACAGGATCGTGGGCTTCACCGACGGCCTCGTCATCCTCCTGCACAAGAGCACCAGCAAGGTCCGCGTGCTCCACCCCTTCACGCGCGTCGCCGTCGATCTCCCGCCCCTCGCCCGCGTGTACCGCGAGGAGGTCGGGCGATGGAAGGAACACATGTTCAAGATGACGGCCGTGGTATGCGGTGCGAACTCGGCGAACTCCATCGCCGTGGTGGTCACGTTCGTGGGGAATGTGGTGGTCACGTTCGTGGGGAATGTGGTGGTCGCCGCGGAGCCAGATGATACAGACTGGAAGCTGATCAGTCGAAGGCGTGATGTTTGGAGCATGTTGTCGCTCCACGGAAAGGTCTACGCCGCCTTGTCGCCTTCAAGAGAGATCGTGCAGCTATATCCACCACCGCTCGGCGACGGCGACTCTCAGCTGGTGGTTATTGCTCAAATTCCAAACATGATCGGCGACCACGTCCGTTTCTGCGAGCCTTTCCTGGTGGAGTCTGGTGGACGAATGCTGGTCGCCGACCGGTATCCACCTGCTGCTTCTGAATTAGGAGTAGTAGGCCACTGGCTCTATGAAGTGCACttgcgaagcggcggcggcggcatcagcAAGCTGACCAGGGTGAAGAGCCTAGGAGATCGCGCGCTGTTCCTCAACACGGATCGATGCCTGTCTGTTTCGGCCAGGAACCTCCCTTCTCTGAGCGGCAATTCCATCTACTTCTATAATATGTTCGTCAGCTCTGTCGTGCTGCACTCGCTCACGACTGGACTGTCGGAGAAATTTGCGGAGCACTGCCAGATACACAACATGGTGGATAGGATTCGCCCCTCTGTGCGCCCGTTCACCAATGCTGATCATCTTCTCACCTACTGCCATCATCTTGAGTG GGCTCAAGGACTCATGTTCCACGAGTACCACCATATACCTGAATCCTTCAAGGAGCTGCTGGAGAGCATCGAGGCAAATGATTCAAAACTGCGCATTCCGACCGTTAGGAGACAGCGAAGAGGTTGA